The stretch of DNA TATTCGATCGGGTCTTCCAATGTAATGATATGCTTGCTTGTTTCTTTGTTTAAATAATCAATCATGCTCGCCAGCGTTGTTGATTTGCCGCTGCCAGTGGGGCCGGTGACAAGCACGAGTCCTTGCGGCTTTTCGGCAATAGCTTTCAGCGAAGCCGGCAGAGCTAAGTCCTCCAGCGAAGGAATTTTCGTCGGAATAACACGGATCGCTAAGGAAATGCAATTGCGCTGATAAAAAGCGTTCACACGAAAGCGCGACACTTTCGGAATGCCATAGGAAAAATCCAGCTCTCCCTGTTCCTTAAACGTCTCCCATAAGTGGCCGGGAATCAGCGCCTTCGCCATGCTTTCCGTATCTTGCGGCGAAAGCGCTTCTTTGCCGTAGCGCTTTAAATCCCCGTGAATGCGGAAGACCGGCGGCGAACCGACAGTCAAATGAATATCCGACGCCTGCAAGTCAAAGGCCGAACGCAGTAAAAACTCAATCTTTTCTTTCATAGCATTACTCCATTAGCGCGACGCGAAGCACTTCTTCTGTTGTCGTCATTCCTTGCTTGACTTTCAGCAAGCCGTCATCCAGCAGAAAAATCGTTTTATCTTTGCGCGCGGTTTCTTTCAATTTTGCTAAGGATTCATCGTTTAAAACTTGTTTCTTCATTTCTTCCGTTACCGTCAGCACCTCATGTATCGCAACCCGCCCTTTATAGCCTGTCATATTGCAGGACGCGCAGCCGCGGCCGCGAAGCACTTTATCAAGCGTCAGTCCCCTTTTGCTGAAAATCAACTGTTCCCGTTTCGTTGGCTCTTCCTCCCGAGCGCAATCACGGCATACCCGTCTTACTAGCCGCTGTGCTACAATCCCAACAATGGAGGACGCCACTAAAAAAGGCTCTACTCCCATATCGATCAGCCGGGTAATGGTGCTGATTGAATCGTTCGTATGAAGTGTGCTTAAGACTAAATGTCCGGTTAACGAAGCTCTAATAGCGATTTCTGCCGTTTCTTTATCACGGATTTCCCCAACCATGATGATGTTGGGGTCCTGGCGCAAAATCGAACGCAGACCGGCCGCGAACGTTAACCCGACATGGGGATTGACTTGGATCTGATTGATGCCCTCCAGCTGATACTCCACTGGATCTTCTACGGTAATAATATTGACCTCTTCCGTATTCAGCTTATTAAGTGCCGCATACAAGGTCGATGATTTACCTGAGCCGGTCGGGCCGGTAATCAGCACGATGCCATTCGGCTGCTCAATCATCTCTCCAAAGCGGCGCAAGTTTACTTTATTAAAGCCGAGCTGCTTTAAATCATTGAGTGCGCTGCTCAAATCCAATATCCGCATCACCACTTTTTCTCCAAAAATGGTCGGCAGCGTCGACACACGCATGTCAATCGGACGGAAATCCACATTCGTTTTAATGCGTCCATCCTGCGGAACACGATGCTCGGTAATATCGAGATTGGCCAATATTTTGATTCTCGCAATCAGCATATTTTGCATGTGCTTCGGAAGCTGCCGTTCCGTCCGCAGCATGCCGTCTATGCGGAAGCGGATCAATAGCTTCGTCTCCTGGGGATCAATATGAATGTCGCTCGCTTTTTCGGCGATGGCATTGGACAGCAGCTGGTTGACGAGACGCACGATCGGCGAATCATCCTCCAGCACCTCCTCGCTCCCTGACTTAGTCTCGCTATCGGGCTGGATCAGCTCATCAAAGCTGTCGTCCATATCGTAATATTTATTGACTGTCCGGACGATGTCATCCTTGGTTGCGATCGCCGTTTCAATCTGAAATCCCGTAGACAGGCGCAGATCCTCAATCGTGTAATAATCCATCGGGTCCACCATCGCCACAAACAGCCGGTTTTCTTCTTTTTTCAGCGGAATGATCAACTGGCGTTTCGCCATCTCCTTTGGAATCAGCGTCAGCAACTTCAGATCAATCGGATAGCGGTACAGGCTGACATGCGGAATGCCCAGCTGGAATTCGAGAACTTCAATTAATTGCTGTTCAGTGATGTACCCCCGCTGCAAAAGTGCATCCCCAAGCTTCTGTCCTTCCGCCTTATCCGCCAGCGCCTGCTGCAGCTGATCCTCTGTTATCAGACCCGCATCCACAAGCAGGTCTCCCAGTCGTTTTCTTTGTTTGCGCATGCTCATTCATCACCTTTGTTCCGGTTTTGCCTTCTCTTCATCTGCCGCTTGCTTGCTTTGATTCTCAAAGCCCGCTGGCTGCGAGCGTCCCTTTTGGCTGCCTGCCGGCTGCTGATCCGTTTTTGGCGCTGGCACAGCTTCTTCTTGTTTCTCTTCCGTCTGGCCGGAAGCTTCATCTTTAGGCGGCGGCTCCTGCGAGCTATGCAGCTCAATCCGGTGAATGGGCGGATAAAAATCTTCGGCAATTCTTTCTGTCTTCCGCTTACCTAAAGAGCCGATCCGCTCTCTATATACCTCGACCGAAACCCCTTTTTCCCCTGTTTTCTTCACCGCCGTCTGCCCATAAGGCAGGGCGGGGGTGAAATGCAGAATCGTCTTCGGCGCATAGGTTTGTTTATTTTTGATGATGGCTTGATATGTATATGAAAATGGAACGCCTTTCAATGCGCCGTACAGCTTGCCGTTCACTGTCTTCCATTGC from Bacillus xiapuensis encodes:
- a CDS encoding GspE/PulE family protein, giving the protein MRKQRKRLGDLLVDAGLITEDQLQQALADKAEGQKLGDALLQRGYITEQQLIEVLEFQLGIPHVSLYRYPIDLKLLTLIPKEMAKRQLIIPLKKEENRLFVAMVDPMDYYTIEDLRLSTGFQIETAIATKDDIVRTVNKYYDMDDSFDELIQPDSETKSGSEEVLEDDSPIVRLVNQLLSNAIAEKASDIHIDPQETKLLIRFRIDGMLRTERQLPKHMQNMLIARIKILANLDITEHRVPQDGRIKTNVDFRPIDMRVSTLPTIFGEKVVMRILDLSSALNDLKQLGFNKVNLRRFGEMIEQPNGIVLITGPTGSGKSSTLYAALNKLNTEEVNIITVEDPVEYQLEGINQIQVNPHVGLTFAAGLRSILRQDPNIIMVGEIRDKETAEIAIRASLTGHLVLSTLHTNDSISTITRLIDMGVEPFLVASSIVGIVAQRLVRRVCRDCAREEEPTKREQLIFSKRGLTLDKVLRGRGCASCNMTGYKGRVAIHEVLTVTEEMKKQVLNDESLAKLKETARKDKTIFLLDDGLLKVKQGMTTTEEVLRVALME